A region of Vitis riparia cultivar Riparia Gloire de Montpellier isolate 1030 chromosome 12, EGFV_Vit.rip_1.0, whole genome shotgun sequence DNA encodes the following proteins:
- the LOC117926268 gene encoding uncharacterized protein C227.17c, whose translation MTSEGEGQAATVPKRRLSCKTCIDNLWFCYSPVHQMQQYYRLGVLDNCADKWSSLLDCLSLKTKRSSEVQEILENREKDKPHIWTFRTSEESSSHWKEVFGHLDDME comes from the exons ATGACTTCGGAGGGCGAGGGCCAAGCCGCCACCGTTCCTAAGAGGCGCCTGTCCTGCAAGACCTGCATCGACAATCTCTGGTTTTGTTACT CTCCAGTTCATCAAATGCAGCAGTATTATCGGCTCGGCGTTCTTGATAACTGCGCTGATAAATGGAGTTCTCTTCTTGACTGTTTAAGTCTGAAAACAAAACGATCTTCTGAGGTGCAG GAAATTCTGGAAAATCGTGAGAAAGACAAGCCTCACATCTGGACTTTTAGGACTTCAGAAGAATCCTCATCTCACTGGAAGGAAGTGTTTGGCCATTTAGACGACATGGAGTGA
- the LOC117927346 gene encoding uncharacterized protein LOC117927346 isoform X1, with protein MLNEHLNLDNWKVIIRKMQTLQRLKIYNCLHAVRTTSFNPIGHHLKTYSTKSKSAGDDEWNNAWESAWLPEDISAKNRAPWETDVNFSSSESAIVLPSDVDAETKAFVEDMTENWNERRKGQQKQEEKRDSLYNLENMKKDYRLKKQRLHAGLWMKEIEKQEEAKLGDLVAGGGDDIDRLLDSYSEIFDAGNNDFNNSNIPSSSEFKNKPDGWETISKAQDGNIWEMSQREEDILLQEFDRRIAYCKFQIASFIKTHIFSRRRPIDGWKYMIEELGPNARKGKGSVSRLPSISDASTQPFKEERTTSGSLTSFKGR; from the exons atgctTAATGAACATTTGAATCTGGATAATTGGAAAGTGATTATAAG AAAGATGCAGACTCTGCAACGTCTGAAAATATACAATTGCCTTCATGCAGTCAGAACCACCAGTTTCAACCCCATTGGCCACCATCTTAAAACCTACTCCACCAAGTCCAAAAGCGCCGGTGATGATGAATGGAACAATGCCTGGGAATCCGCTTGGCTTCCTGAAGACATCTCTGCCAAGAACAGAGCTCCCTGGGAGACTGATGTCAACTTCTCATCTTCAGAGTCTGCTATTGTTCTTCCGTCTGATGTTGATGCTGAGACAAAGGCATTTGTTGAGGACATGACTGAGAATTGGAATGAGAGGAGAAAAGGTCAGCAAAAGCAAGAGGAGAAGCGTGATTCACTTTATAATCTTGAGAATATGAAGAAAGATTACAGGTTGAAGAAGCAGAGGCTGCACgctgggttgtggatgaaagAGATTGAGAAGCAGGAGGAAGCCAAGTTGGGGGATTTGGTTGCAGGTGGCGGAGATGACATCGATAGATTGCTTGATAGCTACTCTGA GATTTTTGATGCTGGCAACAATGATTTCAATAACTCGAATATTCCGAGCTCTTCTGAGTTTAAAAACAAGCCTGATGGTTGGGAAACAATATCAAAGGCCCAAGATGGGAATATATGGGAGATGTCACAGAGGGAAGAAGATATCCTCCTTCAAGAATTCGATCGTAGAATCGCATACTGCAAATTCCAG ATAGCGAGTTTCATTAAGACGCACATATTCAGCCGGAGGAGACCCATCGATGGATGGAAATACATGATAGAGGAGCTGGGGCCAAATGCGAGGAAAGGGAAGGGCAGTGTTTCAAGGTTACCTAGCATATCAGATGCATCAACTCAACCTTTCAAGGAGGAGAGGACCACCAGCGGCAGTCTCACCTCCTTTAAGGGGAGGTAG
- the LOC117927346 gene encoding uncharacterized protein LOC117927346 isoform X2, which yields MQTLQRLKIYNCLHAVRTTSFNPIGHHLKTYSTKSKSAGDDEWNNAWESAWLPEDISAKNRAPWETDVNFSSSESAIVLPSDVDAETKAFVEDMTENWNERRKGQQKQEEKRDSLYNLENMKKDYRLKKQRLHAGLWMKEIEKQEEAKLGDLVAGGGDDIDRLLDSYSEIFDAGNNDFNNSNIPSSSEFKNKPDGWETISKAQDGNIWEMSQREEDILLQEFDRRIAYCKFQIASFIKTHIFSRRRPIDGWKYMIEELGPNARKGKGSVSRLPSISDASTQPFKEERTTSGSLTSFKGR from the exons ATGCAGACTCTGCAACGTCTGAAAATATACAATTGCCTTCATGCAGTCAGAACCACCAGTTTCAACCCCATTGGCCACCATCTTAAAACCTACTCCACCAAGTCCAAAAGCGCCGGTGATGATGAATGGAACAATGCCTGGGAATCCGCTTGGCTTCCTGAAGACATCTCTGCCAAGAACAGAGCTCCCTGGGAGACTGATGTCAACTTCTCATCTTCAGAGTCTGCTATTGTTCTTCCGTCTGATGTTGATGCTGAGACAAAGGCATTTGTTGAGGACATGACTGAGAATTGGAATGAGAGGAGAAAAGGTCAGCAAAAGCAAGAGGAGAAGCGTGATTCACTTTATAATCTTGAGAATATGAAGAAAGATTACAGGTTGAAGAAGCAGAGGCTGCACgctgggttgtggatgaaagAGATTGAGAAGCAGGAGGAAGCCAAGTTGGGGGATTTGGTTGCAGGTGGCGGAGATGACATCGATAGATTGCTTGATAGCTACTCTGA GATTTTTGATGCTGGCAACAATGATTTCAATAACTCGAATATTCCGAGCTCTTCTGAGTTTAAAAACAAGCCTGATGGTTGGGAAACAATATCAAAGGCCCAAGATGGGAATATATGGGAGATGTCACAGAGGGAAGAAGATATCCTCCTTCAAGAATTCGATCGTAGAATCGCATACTGCAAATTCCAG ATAGCGAGTTTCATTAAGACGCACATATTCAGCCGGAGGAGACCCATCGATGGATGGAAATACATGATAGAGGAGCTGGGGCCAAATGCGAGGAAAGGGAAGGGCAGTGTTTCAAGGTTACCTAGCATATCAGATGCATCAACTCAACCTTTCAAGGAGGAGAGGACCACCAGCGGCAGTCTCACCTCCTTTAAGGGGAGGTAG